From a region of the Bdellovibrionales bacterium genome:
- the queA gene encoding tRNA preQ1(34) S-adenosylmethionine ribosyltransferase-isomerase QueA → MKVTDLDFTYPEELVATEPQYPSRVMKVDLSRGGTPQEISLQQVLEDIPAGDLLIINNTKVLKRRVFAGDIEILFLSQKTPTTWEVLFPSRKYSIGEKIDLPGGVTMTLTQKGRPQVVELSQAVTEDYFTQHGELPLPPYIQKARNERHTIQDDESWYQTKWAQKPGSFAAPTASLHFHEQEMVFVKGRGVKVLEVTLHVGLGTFLPVTAEDLDQHDMHEEYAEIPKVVWESIVRARMDGRKVWALGTTATRALESAAGGHLKQDVHGNLSGFTKILIQPPYQFKVVDRLLTNFHQPQSTLLALVSAFAGLDTVKACYQWAIARNFRLFSYGDLSVWIK, encoded by the coding sequence ATGAAAGTCACAGACCTTGATTTTACCTACCCCGAAGAATTGGTGGCAACCGAGCCGCAATACCCCTCGCGGGTGATGAAAGTGGACCTCTCTCGCGGAGGAACTCCCCAAGAAATCAGTCTTCAACAAGTCCTTGAAGATATTCCTGCAGGGGATCTGCTTATCATCAATAACACTAAAGTGCTAAAGCGCCGTGTGTTTGCTGGGGACATCGAAATTCTGTTTCTTTCGCAGAAAACTCCGACCACTTGGGAAGTGCTTTTTCCTTCACGCAAATACAGCATTGGAGAAAAAATCGATCTTCCTGGTGGAGTGACGATGACCCTCACGCAAAAGGGCCGTCCGCAAGTGGTCGAGCTCAGTCAAGCCGTGACCGAGGATTACTTCACTCAACATGGCGAACTGCCACTTCCTCCATATATTCAAAAAGCCCGCAACGAGCGCCACACAATTCAAGACGACGAGTCTTGGTACCAAACCAAGTGGGCGCAGAAACCAGGGAGTTTCGCAGCTCCAACCGCGAGCTTGCATTTTCATGAGCAAGAGATGGTTTTCGTAAAAGGCCGTGGTGTTAAGGTCTTAGAGGTCACTCTGCATGTAGGACTTGGAACTTTTCTGCCGGTGACTGCCGAAGATTTAGACCAGCACGATATGCATGAAGAATACGCTGAAATCCCTAAAGTGGTTTGGGAGTCCATCGTTCGCGCGCGCATGGACGGCCGCAAAGTGTGGGCCCTCGGCACGACTGCAACCCGCGCTTTAGAGTCCGCGGCCGGCGGCCACCTTAAACAAGATGTGCACGGAAACCTCTCGGGGTTTACCAAAATTCTGATTCAGCCGCCGTACCAGTTCAAGGTCGTTGACAGGCTCTTGACCAACTTCCACCAACCGCAATCGACCCTTCTTGCATTAGTTTCAGCCTTCGCGGGTTTGGATACAGTAAAAGCTTGCTATCAGTGGGCGATTGCGAGAAATTTCCGCCTCTTTAGCTACGGGGACCTCAGCGTATGGATCAAATAG
- the gstA gene encoding glutathione transferase GstA produces the protein MNLYYSPGACALASQIALREAGMNFELVKVDLKAKEYAGGDYKKVNPKGYIPALQLPNGHLMTEGAVILQWIADQVPEKNLLPKFGTMERYKAMEWLNFIATEIHKGLGSLFGAAVMNEDTKNQIKSKVQLRLAVLDQHLQNNAFILGTNFSVADAYAYNVLRWTGIVGVDMANHTAIQKFMTKIAERPTVKEAVAAEGIKL, from the coding sequence ATGAATCTCTATTACTCTCCGGGCGCTTGTGCTTTGGCTTCGCAAATTGCTCTTCGTGAAGCAGGTATGAACTTTGAACTTGTTAAAGTTGATCTTAAAGCCAAAGAATATGCTGGCGGCGACTACAAAAAGGTAAATCCAAAGGGGTACATCCCGGCCCTGCAATTACCAAACGGTCACTTGATGACAGAAGGTGCCGTGATCTTGCAATGGATCGCAGACCAAGTTCCTGAGAAAAATCTTTTACCAAAGTTTGGTACGATGGAACGCTACAAAGCTATGGAGTGGTTGAATTTCATCGCGACAGAAATTCATAAAGGTTTGGGGTCATTATTTGGCGCGGCCGTCATGAACGAAGACACTAAGAACCAAATCAAATCAAAAGTGCAATTGCGTTTGGCTGTGCTAGATCAACACCTGCAAAACAACGCGTTCATCCTCGGCACAAACTTCTCTGTGGCAGATGCTTATGCTTACAACGTTCTTCGCTGGACTGGCATCGTGGGTGTCGATATGGCAAACCACACAGCGATTCAAAAGTTTATGACGAAAATCGCTGAACGTCCGACGGTGAAAGAAGCTGTTGCTGCGGAAGGCATTAAGCTTTAG
- a CDS encoding FKBP-type peptidyl-prolyl cis-trans isomerase: MNDNELKITDTVEGAGKAAVKGALCICNYEGFLEDGTKFDSSYDHGRPFQFVIGAGRVIKGWDQGLLGMKEGGKRTLFVPSHLGYGEREKGKIKPHSNLIFHVEMIEVRPRE, encoded by the coding sequence ATGAACGACAATGAGTTAAAAATTACAGACACTGTGGAAGGAGCCGGCAAGGCGGCGGTTAAAGGCGCTCTTTGTATTTGCAACTATGAGGGCTTTTTAGAGGACGGAACCAAGTTCGATTCGTCCTACGATCACGGCAGGCCTTTCCAGTTCGTGATTGGCGCAGGACGAGTTATCAAGGGCTGGGACCAGGGGCTCTTAGGGATGAAAGAGGGCGGGAAGCGCACCCTTTTTGTGCCGTCTCACCTTGGCTATGGCGAACGAGAAAAGGGCAAAATCAAGCCGCATTCGAATCTGATTTTTCATGTTGAGATGATTGAAGTCCGCCCTCGCGAATAA
- a CDS encoding DTW domain-containing protein yields MSQGLRTGRKTKEPCAVCFMHPERCICEFIPKLNLKTRLCLVVHYRELRRTTNTGSLAVKALINSEMRVRGEDRAGMDLSAVLNDEYRTVLFYPSEDAQDLTAEFVAADPRPIQMIVPDGNWRQASKVHYRHKELKDVPRVMIKAANTAKYHLRAEHMEEGMATLQAIAHAMGVLEGPEVKEELLKLYNLKLERTLLGRGIIPD; encoded by the coding sequence ATGAGTCAAGGTCTCCGTACCGGGCGCAAGACCAAAGAGCCTTGCGCTGTCTGCTTTATGCATCCTGAACGTTGTATTTGTGAATTTATTCCGAAGCTGAATCTCAAGACGCGGCTTTGTCTAGTCGTTCATTACCGCGAGCTTCGCCGCACGACGAACACCGGCAGCCTCGCAGTGAAGGCGCTCATTAACAGTGAAATGCGGGTGCGTGGCGAGGACCGGGCAGGAATGGATCTCAGTGCTGTTTTGAACGACGAATACAGAACAGTGCTATTTTATCCTTCGGAGGATGCCCAGGATTTGACTGCAGAATTTGTGGCCGCGGACCCACGGCCGATTCAGATGATCGTACCAGATGGCAATTGGCGCCAGGCTAGTAAAGTTCACTACCGCCATAAAGAGCTGAAAGATGTACCAAGAGTGATGATTAAGGCCGCAAACACGGCGAAGTACCATTTGCGGGCAGAGCATATGGAGGAGGGCATGGCCACTCTCCAGGCGATTGCACACGCGATGGGAGTCCTCGAAGGGCCTGAGGTGAAAGAGGAGTTACTCAAGCTTTATAACCTGAAGCTTGAAAGGACGCTCTTAGGCCGCGGGATTATCCCCGATTAG
- a CDS encoding helix-turn-helix transcriptional regulator — MKMKYNCPAEMTMTLLGGKWKVVLLYNLRRGPKRFGELKRLSPGITPSTLTQQLREMEEMQFVSRSNVGKEKLEGVEYALTEKGESLKPVLKALIRWGLDNQKEYAAGEFRMIEARL, encoded by the coding sequence ATGAAAATGAAATACAACTGTCCGGCAGAAATGACGATGACTTTGCTCGGTGGCAAGTGGAAGGTCGTTTTACTTTATAATCTACGCCGTGGCCCAAAACGTTTTGGCGAGCTGAAACGCCTTTCTCCGGGGATTACGCCCAGCACTCTCACTCAGCAGCTCCGCGAAATGGAAGAGATGCAGTTCGTCTCCCGCAGCAATGTCGGTAAAGAAAAGCTCGAGGGTGTTGAGTATGCGCTCACCGAAAAGGGTGAATCGCTCAAGCCGGTTCTAAAAGCGCTCATCCGTTGGGGCCTTGACAACCAAAAAGAATATGCGGCGGGCGAGTTCCGCATGATCGAGGCGCGCCTATGA
- a CDS encoding GNAT family N-acetyltransferase, whose translation MQTRIYTTTSEDATTKNMENLKIVTFDPKYLPAFVELNREWIQKYFVLEPMDLAQLENPSDNILNQGGEIFFLLANEEVVGTCAMVPHGEDSYELAKMAVAPSARGKGYGDIVMQAAIGWTKAKGAVTITLLSNTVLEPAITLYHKHGFETVHLGPHPDYERCNIEMVLKLK comes from the coding sequence ATGCAAACAAGGATCTACACGACAACCTCGGAAGATGCTACGACAAAGAATATGGAAAATCTAAAAATCGTGACTTTCGACCCGAAATACCTGCCAGCCTTTGTGGAACTCAACCGGGAGTGGATTCAAAAGTATTTTGTGCTGGAGCCGATGGATCTTGCTCAGCTGGAAAACCCCTCTGATAATATCCTCAACCAGGGCGGCGAGATTTTCTTTCTTTTGGCAAACGAAGAGGTCGTCGGTACGTGCGCGATGGTTCCCCATGGAGAAGATAGCTACGAGCTTGCAAAGATGGCTGTCGCGCCGTCCGCGCGCGGCAAAGGTTACGGCGACATCGTCATGCAGGCGGCAATAGGCTGGACCAAAGCGAAGGGCGCTGTGACCATCACGTTGCTCTCTAATACGGTGCTCGAGCCTGCGATCACACTTTACCATAAGCACGGGTTTGAGACCGTGCATCTTGGCCCTCACCCCGATTACGAGCGTTGCAATATCGAAATGGTTCTGAAACTGAAATAG
- a CDS encoding transposase gives MKNSSSPLFDYHDSGATKRKYGRTTHGGADSKGRRKEYRPLSEKKWIHLTLKSSKAKGPWSFLTPKNQQIIREILKSKSKKWGVQIAEIVNVGNHLHIKLKFKYREGFQNFLRSVTALIARKITNARRGHAAGKFWQGLAFTRVIQTKLEELQLRGYFKANRLQATKGQNAREEYLQKFNEWVFRLRAGPLPVSSA, from the coding sequence ATGAAAAACTCTTCTTCTCCACTTTTTGATTATCATGACTCTGGTGCTACAAAACGTAAGTACGGAAGAACCACTCATGGGGGAGCTGATTCAAAAGGAAGAAGAAAAGAATATCGACCACTTTCAGAAAAGAAATGGATTCACCTCACACTAAAATCTTCTAAAGCAAAAGGCCCATGGAGCTTCCTCACTCCAAAGAATCAACAAATCATCCGCGAAATCCTCAAATCCAAATCAAAAAAATGGGGCGTACAGATCGCTGAGATTGTGAACGTCGGGAATCACCTTCACATCAAGCTTAAATTCAAATACCGCGAAGGCTTTCAAAACTTCCTAAGATCCGTAACAGCACTCATCGCACGAAAAATCACCAATGCACGACGTGGACATGCTGCCGGTAAGTTCTGGCAAGGTCTCGCCTTCACCCGCGTAATTCAGACGAAACTCGAAGAACTCCAGCTCCGTGGCTACTTCAAAGCAAACCGCCTTCAAGCCACCAAAGGCCAGAACGCCCGCGAGGAGTATCTCCAGAAATTCAATGAATGGGTCTTCAGACTGCGGGCGGGTCCCCTTCCTGTTTCCTCTGCGTAG
- a CDS encoding ATP-binding cassette domain-containing protein, which translates to MISTNNVSLRFGGKKLFEDVNVKFTPGNCYGLIGANGAGKSTFLKILAKELEPNTGEVHMPGDLRLSVLKQDHYAYEEFAVLKTVLMGNERLYKVMEEKDAIYAKPEFSEEDGIRASELETEFAELNGWEAESEAAVMLAGLGIGDDLHTKLMKELNGGEKVKVLLAQALFGKPDILLLDEPTNHLDIYAIQWLEQFLMNFENTVIVISHDRHFLNKVCTHMADIDFGKVTTYTGNYDFWRQASELNQRLLADQNKKSEDKAEELKAFIARFSANASKSSQASSRKKLLDKLVFNELPASSRKQPFIGFTVNRELGNDVLTVDKITKTWEGQTLLKDISFTLKKGDKVALIGRNDLAKTLLLEILAGEMAADSGTYTWGITTSVSYFPTDNSRYFKGDEETLVDWLRPYSKEKDETFLRGFLGKMLFSGTDALKKPSVLSGGEKVRCMFAKMMLSGANILIFDGPTSHLDLESITAVNEGLSRFKGTVIFTSHDHELIQTVANRIIEIDTKVTYDNHITYDEYLASVKTLPQ; encoded by the coding sequence ATGATCAGTACAAACAATGTCAGTTTACGTTTTGGTGGCAAGAAACTCTTTGAAGATGTGAACGTGAAGTTCACTCCCGGGAACTGTTATGGCTTGATCGGTGCTAATGGTGCCGGCAAATCGACGTTCTTAAAAATCCTTGCAAAAGAGCTTGAGCCCAACACCGGCGAAGTGCATATGCCGGGCGATTTGCGTTTATCAGTCTTGAAGCAGGACCACTACGCCTACGAAGAGTTTGCGGTGCTAAAGACCGTTCTGATGGGCAATGAGCGCCTCTACAAAGTGATGGAAGAAAAAGACGCTATTTATGCCAAGCCCGAGTTTTCTGAAGAAGACGGCATTCGCGCGTCGGAGCTTGAAACAGAGTTCGCAGAGCTGAACGGCTGGGAGGCCGAATCCGAAGCAGCCGTGATGCTGGCGGGCCTCGGTATTGGCGATGATCTTCATACGAAATTGATGAAAGAGCTCAACGGCGGCGAAAAGGTGAAAGTCCTTTTGGCCCAGGCTCTTTTTGGCAAGCCGGATATTTTGTTGCTGGATGAGCCAACGAATCACTTGGATATTTATGCGATCCAGTGGCTTGAACAGTTTTTGATGAATTTTGAAAACACCGTGATTGTGATCTCGCATGACCGTCACTTTTTGAACAAAGTCTGCACGCACATGGCGGATATCGATTTTGGCAAAGTGACAACTTATACGGGGAATTACGATTTCTGGCGCCAGGCGAGCGAGTTGAATCAGCGCTTGTTGGCCGATCAAAACAAGAAGTCCGAAGATAAGGCGGAGGAACTCAAGGCCTTTATCGCGCGCTTTAGTGCGAATGCTTCGAAGTCGTCTCAGGCCTCTTCACGTAAAAAATTATTGGATAAGCTTGTATTCAATGAGTTGCCGGCGTCTTCACGTAAGCAGCCATTTATCGGATTTACTGTGAACCGTGAGCTTGGCAATGACGTTTTGACGGTGGATAAGATCACAAAGACTTGGGAAGGCCAAACGCTTCTAAAGGACATTAGCTTCACTCTAAAAAAGGGTGATAAGGTGGCTTTGATTGGCCGTAATGACTTGGCAAAGACCCTGTTGCTGGAAATCCTTGCGGGTGAGATGGCGGCGGATTCAGGAACCTATACGTGGGGGATTACGACCTCTGTGAGTTATTTCCCGACGGACAACTCTCGCTACTTCAAGGGCGACGAAGAAACTCTGGTGGATTGGCTCCGTCCTTACTCGAAAGAAAAGGATGAGACGTTCTTACGCGGGTTCTTGGGTAAGATGCTCTTTAGCGGAACGGACGCTTTGAAAAAGCCGTCGGTTCTTTCCGGGGGCGAGAAGGTGCGTTGTATGTTTGCGAAGATGATGTTGTCAGGCGCAAATATTTTGATCTTTGACGGTCCGACGTCGCATTTAGATTTGGAGAGCATCACGGCGGTGAACGAAGGTTTGAGCCGTTTTAAGGGAACTGTGATTTTCACTTCTCATGACCACGAACTGATCCAGACCGTGGCCAATCGAATTATCGAGATCGATACCAAGGTGACGTACGACAATCATATTACATATGACGAGTACCTCGCCTCGGTGAAGACCTTGCCTCAGTAA
- a CDS encoding YihY/virulence factor BrkB family protein, whose protein sequence is MKATEIFTHKFFSKVGDDGIFQMAASLAYYTALSLSPLLILLITFLSSMGPSFKTELINEIHGLVGGQAAEALSIVIQNADKGERAKGVSSLFGFLTLLISAGGIFQELRTSLNKIFETKISEAPSKEQNVFWTTSIEFLKQKIFNMGMVLTFVFILIISLVISSVISLWLTGTELIVGQIINFAFSTLIFTTLFGAIYYFLPQKKIRLRLAMTSGLITALLFSFGKTLIGLYLGESAVASAYGAAGSMVVLLMWVYYSSIIIFISAEVSHQIEVVQNNEKNF, encoded by the coding sequence ATGAAGGCCACTGAGATATTCACACATAAGTTCTTCAGCAAAGTCGGCGATGACGGCATTTTTCAGATGGCGGCATCGCTAGCCTATTACACAGCCCTTTCACTCTCTCCGCTGCTTATTTTGCTAATTACTTTCTTATCCAGCATGGGACCAAGTTTTAAAACAGAGCTCATCAATGAAATCCACGGCCTCGTCGGAGGCCAAGCCGCGGAAGCTCTCAGTATCGTCATTCAAAATGCAGACAAAGGTGAACGGGCCAAAGGGGTTTCAAGCCTTTTCGGCTTTTTGACGCTGCTTATTTCTGCGGGGGGAATATTTCAGGAGCTCCGCACCTCGCTGAATAAAATATTCGAGACAAAGATCTCTGAGGCCCCGAGCAAAGAACAAAATGTCTTCTGGACGACTTCGATTGAATTTCTCAAGCAGAAAATATTTAACATGGGGATGGTACTCACCTTCGTTTTCATACTTATTATCTCACTTGTGATTTCGTCTGTGATCTCACTTTGGCTGACCGGCACTGAGCTCATCGTCGGTCAAATCATCAACTTTGCTTTCTCGACTCTGATCTTTACAACCCTTTTTGGCGCCATCTATTACTTTCTTCCACAAAAGAAAATCCGCCTCCGCTTGGCGATGACCTCAGGCCTCATCACAGCCCTGCTTTTCTCGTTTGGTAAAACTCTCATCGGTCTTTATTTGGGCGAAAGCGCAGTGGCCTCCGCCTATGGCGCCGCGGGTTCGATGGTCGTACTGCTAATGTGGGTTTACTACTCATCAATCATTATTTTTATAAGTGCGGAAGTCTCTCATCAAATAGAAGTGGTGCAAAATAATGAAAAGAATTTTTAA
- a CDS encoding DUF748 domain-containing protein: MKRIFNYLKRVSRWVWALVILLVVLRICLPSIIKYSINYYLENKIESYQGQIEDFDLALWRGAYQIQGLRIWKRETDPSAPLLKIANIDLSLAWRALFHKEILGDLKIDGMELAFRDSESDKNKQLGTEENNWGAVAKKLVPINIESLVIHDSSVHFINKDTNLIVDIFIDQINGKANNLRNTNDSKELLPSPFHFEGRLLSATPVSVGGRVNILNPIPVFDIQADLKKFPIKKMNPLFMVYGPFNFERGDFSLYSEVAANDKKIKGYIKPFLEDAKLTSPNEKYASFKQGVNEFLLGMGNLIFRNREKTAATRIDFEGDMEDPGVYRWRALWISLKNAFVRPLKEAFDRSISIKDVPPGKDNQGDKKK, translated from the coding sequence ATGAAAAGAATTTTTAATTATCTCAAACGAGTTAGCAGGTGGGTTTGGGCCCTTGTCATTTTATTGGTCGTCTTAAGAATCTGCCTGCCTTCAATCATAAAATACAGCATCAATTATTATCTTGAAAACAAGATCGAGAGTTACCAGGGGCAAATCGAAGATTTTGATCTCGCTCTTTGGCGCGGAGCCTATCAAATTCAGGGTCTCCGCATCTGGAAACGTGAAACAGATCCGTCAGCACCGCTCTTGAAAATCGCCAATATCGATCTTTCACTAGCCTGGCGTGCGCTCTTTCATAAGGAAATCCTCGGCGACCTTAAAATTGACGGCATGGAGCTCGCCTTCCGGGACAGTGAATCCGACAAGAACAAACAGCTCGGCACCGAGGAGAATAACTGGGGAGCTGTCGCCAAAAAACTGGTGCCCATCAATATCGAATCCCTCGTCATCCATGACAGCTCAGTGCATTTTATTAATAAGGACACCAACCTCATCGTTGATATTTTCATCGACCAGATTAACGGCAAAGCCAACAACCTACGCAATACCAATGACAGCAAAGAGCTACTGCCAAGCCCTTTCCATTTCGAGGGCAGGCTGCTTTCAGCAACTCCTGTTTCAGTCGGCGGCCGGGTGAACATTCTAAACCCCATCCCTGTTTTTGATATCCAAGCCGATCTCAAAAAATTCCCAATAAAGAAAATGAATCCTCTCTTTATGGTGTACGGTCCGTTTAACTTTGAAAGAGGCGACTTCTCTCTTTACTCAGAGGTCGCCGCGAATGATAAAAAAATCAAAGGTTACATCAAGCCGTTTTTAGAAGATGCCAAGCTCACCTCGCCCAATGAGAAATATGCCTCGTTCAAGCAAGGTGTGAATGAATTTTTGCTTGGAATGGGAAATCTCATCTTTAGAAATCGTGAGAAGACGGCGGCCACACGTATTGACTTTGAAGGTGATATGGAAGACCCCGGCGTCTATCGCTGGCGCGCCCTGTGGATTTCCCTGAAAAACGCGTTTGTGCGTCCCCTTAAAGAGGCCTTCGATCGCAGTATTTCAATTAAAGATGTCCCCCCTGGAAAAGACAACCAAGGGGACAAGAAAAAATAA
- a CDS encoding BON domain-containing protein, whose translation MRAQQTREKNPYNEPQVDRREGAPWGDREGDELGYQRTYGEYGSNARGWVDKPHARNWVHRDNYSESYPDYSGVGPKNYRRSDESILEHVADVLTWSPDVDASELTIAVKDGNVIVAGTVPERSMIYLVDDLMEEVHGVKNFDNHIKLARATE comes from the coding sequence ATGAGAGCACAGCAAACGAGAGAGAAAAATCCATACAACGAACCGCAAGTGGACCGTCGTGAAGGCGCCCCGTGGGGAGACCGCGAGGGTGACGAACTTGGTTATCAGAGAACATACGGAGAATATGGCTCTAATGCCAGAGGCTGGGTCGATAAACCCCACGCTCGGAACTGGGTGCATCGAGATAACTATTCCGAGTCCTATCCTGATTACTCGGGGGTTGGTCCTAAAAACTATCGACGCTCTGACGAGAGTATCCTGGAGCACGTGGCGGACGTTTTAACTTGGAGTCCTGACGTGGATGCTTCGGAGCTTACGATTGCGGTGAAGGACGGTAACGTCATTGTTGCAGGCACGGTTCCGGAGCGCTCCATGATCTATCTTGTCGATGATTTGATGGAAGAAGTGCATGGAGTGAAGAACTTCGACAACCATATCAAGCTCGCTAGAGCCACCGAGTAG
- a CDS encoding thermonuclease family protein: protein MRKISTCLSLLLILTFLVGPAEARKKKKHQVQKLSGIVQKCHDGDTCRVLVNDKSLKIRFFGIDTPELKQKYGKEAQAFTESKIKNKQVDLECEGTSYDRLTCTIFLEGRNINREIVLNGWAYDSTKYSKGMYAPDVETAKAQHLGMWKEANLVSPYCFRHKNSKPCKVRQSYMP, encoded by the coding sequence ATGCGGAAAATTTCAACATGCTTAAGCCTCCTCTTGATTCTGACTTTTTTAGTGGGTCCCGCTGAAGCCCGCAAAAAGAAAAAACACCAAGTCCAAAAACTGAGCGGCATCGTTCAAAAGTGTCATGATGGGGACACTTGCCGTGTGCTTGTGAATGACAAAAGTCTCAAGATCCGTTTCTTCGGTATCGACACTCCGGAGCTTAAACAGAAATACGGCAAAGAGGCGCAAGCGTTTACAGAGTCAAAAATTAAGAACAAGCAAGTCGACCTTGAGTGTGAAGGCACATCTTACGATCGTCTCACCTGCACCATCTTCTTAGAGGGCAGAAACATCAACCGCGAGATCGTATTGAACGGCTGGGCGTATGATTCCACGAAGTACTCTAAAGGTATGTACGCGCCAGACGTCGAAACCGCAAAGGCGCAGCACCTCGGCATGTGGAAAGAGGCAAACCTCGTCAGCCCTTACTGCTTCCGCCACAAGAATAGCAAGCCATGCAAGGTCCGCCAGTCCTATATGCCTTGA
- a CDS encoding LLM class flavin-dependent oxidoreductase — MSSLQNTKLSVLDLAPIAEGQSIAESFKNTLDLAQHAEKWGYERFWLAEHHNLEGISSAATSVLIGYVAGGTKTIRVGSGGVMLPNHAPLVIAEQFGTLETLYPGRIDLGLGRAPGTDGWTMRALRREMTGKEADFADLVQELQFYFAPAQPGQRVRAIPGAGIKVPLWLLGSSLYSAQLAAMLGLPYAFAGHFAPEMMEQALEIYQRGFQPSAVLDKPYAMLGVQVIAAETDAAAERLATTNYQRFLGIIRNQRVNLRPPVDNMDEVWSPAEKEAVMSRLRLAVIGGPEKVRAGLEKIVSSTGVQELMIVSDAYSHTDRLRSFELISQLKKE; from the coding sequence ATGTCCTCATTGCAAAACACCAAGCTTTCTGTTTTAGATTTGGCGCCGATTGCCGAAGGGCAGAGCATTGCTGAGTCTTTCAAGAACACGTTGGATCTCGCTCAGCATGCAGAAAAGTGGGGCTACGAACGCTTCTGGCTTGCGGAGCACCACAATCTTGAAGGAATTTCCAGTGCTGCGACCTCGGTGCTGATTGGCTATGTCGCCGGAGGAACAAAAACGATTCGTGTCGGTTCTGGCGGTGTGATGCTGCCGAATCATGCACCGCTCGTGATTGCTGAACAGTTCGGAACCCTTGAGACTTTGTATCCAGGGCGTATTGATCTTGGCCTGGGACGCGCTCCGGGGACCGATGGCTGGACGATGCGAGCTCTTCGCCGCGAGATGACCGGTAAAGAAGCGGACTTCGCGGATCTTGTGCAAGAACTGCAATTTTACTTTGCTCCGGCTCAGCCAGGGCAAAGAGTTCGTGCGATTCCCGGAGCCGGAATCAAAGTTCCGCTTTGGCTCTTGGGCTCAAGCCTTTATAGTGCGCAGCTTGCGGCGATGCTGGGACTTCCTTACGCCTTTGCGGGGCACTTTGCTCCCGAGATGATGGAACAAGCTTTGGAAATTTATCAACGTGGTTTTCAGCCCTCGGCAGTTCTCGATAAACCTTATGCGATGCTTGGAGTGCAAGTCATTGCGGCTGAGACGGATGCGGCGGCCGAAAGACTCGCGACGACAAATTATCAGCGCTTTTTAGGAATCATTCGTAATCAGCGCGTGAACTTGCGTCCTCCGGTCGATAATATGGATGAGGTGTGGAGTCCTGCTGAAAAAGAAGCCGTGATGTCGCGTTTGCGTTTAGCGGTGATCGGCGGGCCTGAAAAAGTGCGTGCGGGCCTTGAGAAGATAGTTTCCTCCACGGGCGTGCAGGAGTTGATGATCGTATCAGATGCTTACAGTCACACGGATCGTTTGCGCTCGTTTGAGCTGATCTCACAGCTGAAAAAAGAATAA